A genomic region of Zalophus californianus isolate mZalCal1 chromosome 11, mZalCal1.pri.v2, whole genome shotgun sequence contains the following coding sequences:
- the LOC113914593 gene encoding olfactory receptor 4A47-like — MDPRNNVTYFVLLGLTQDPKEQKVLFVMFLLFYILTVVGNLLIVVTIAVSKTLGSPMYLFLANLSFMDVSYSSCICPRLISDLLFGENTISFQFCMTQLFTEHLFGGSEVFLLLVMAYDRYVAICKPLHYLVIMRKWVCVVLLGVSWVGGFLHSVIQVSTIYGLPFCGPNVIDHFICEMYPLMELICTDTYVIGLLVVANGGMICTIVFVFLLISYGVILHSLKNLSLEGRWKALQTCGSHITVVVFFFVPCIFMYVRPAKTFPIDKSLSVFFTVITPMLNPLIYTLRNSEMTNAMKKVWRRNVISFSR, encoded by the coding sequence ATGGACCCAAGAAACAATGTAACTTACTTTGTCCTCTTGGGCCTCACCCAGGATCCAAAGGAACAGAAGGTCCTTTTTGTTATGTTCTTGCTCTTCTATATTTTGACTGTGGTGGGCAACCTGCTCATTGTGGTGACTATAGCTGTCAGTAAGACCCTGGGCTCGCCTATGTACTTGTTTCTTGCTAATTTATCTTTTATGGATGTCAGTTATTCTTCTTGCATTTGCCCTAGATTGATTTCAGACTTGTTGTTTGGAGAAAATACCATATCCTTCCAATTTTGTATGACCCAGCTATTTACAGAGCACCTTTTTGGTGGGTCTGAGGTCTTTCTTCTGCTGGTGATGGCCTATGACCGTtatgtggccatctgcaagccctTGCATTATTTGGTGATCATGAGGAAGTGGGTGTGTGTTGTGCTGCTGGGAGTATCCTGGGTTGGAGGTTTTCTGCATTCAGTAATTCAAGTTAGCACCATTTATGGGCTCCCATTCTGTGGTCCCAATGTCATTGatcatttcatctgtgaaatgtacCCCTTAATGGAACTCATCTGTACTGACACATATGTGATTGGCCTGTTAGTGGTGGCCAATGGAGGGATGATCTGCACTATTGTGTTTGTGTTCTTGCTCATCTCATATGGCGTCATCCTGCACTCTCTGAAGAATCTTAGTCTGGAAGGGCGGTGGAAAGCCCTCCAGACCTGTGGTTCCCACATCACGGTGGTGGTCTTCTTCTTTGTTCCATGTATTTTCATGTATGTAAGACCTGCTAAGACCTTCCCTATTGACAAATCATTGAGTGTGTTTTTTACAGTCATAACCCCCATGCTGAACCCATTGATTTATACTCTGAGAAATTCTGAGATGACAAATGCTATGAAGAAGGTCTGGAGAAGAAATGTTATATCTTTTAGTAGATAA